One genomic segment of Drosophila melanogaster chromosome 3R includes these proteins:
- the eIF2gamma gene encoding eukaryotic translation initiation factor 2 subunit gamma, isoform D encodes MATAEAQIGVNRNLQKQDLSNLDVSKLTPLSPEVISRQATINIGTIGHVAHGKSTVVKAISGVQTVRFKNELERNITIKLGYANAKIYKCDNPKCPRPASFVSDASSKDDSLPCTRLNCSGNFRLVRHVSFVDCPGHDILMATMLNGAAVMDAALLLIAGNESCPQPQTSEHLAAIEIMKLKQILILQNKIDLIKESQAKEQYEEITKFVQGTVAEGAPIIPISAQLKYNIDVLCEYIVNKIPVPPRDFNAPPRLIVIRSFDVNKPGCEVADLKGGVAGGSILSGVLKVGQEIEVRPGVVTKDSDGNITCRPIFSRIVSLFAEQNELQYAVPGGLIGVGTKIDPTLCRADRLVGQVLGAVGQLPDIYQELEISYYLLRRLLGVRTDGDKKGARVEKLQKNEILLVNIGSLSTGGRISATKGDLAKIVLTTPVCTEKGEKIALSRRVENHWRLIGWGQIFGGKTITPVLDSQVAKK; translated from the exons ATGGCCACGGCTGAAGCCCAGATCGGTGTGAACAGGAACTTGCAGAAGCAGGACCTCAGCAACTTG GACGTCTCTAAACTAACGCCTCTATCACCGGAGGTCATCTCCCGACAGGCGACCATCAACATCGGCACCATCGGTCATGTGGCTCACGGCAAATCCACGGTGGTCAAAGCCATATCCGGCGTGCAGACTGTGCGCTTCAAGAACGAACTGGAGCGCAACATCACAATCAAGCTGG GTTATGCCAACGCCAAAATCTACAAGTGTGACAACCCCAAGTGCCCGCGCCCGGCCAGCTTCGTATCGGATGCATCCAGCAAGGACGACAGCTTGCCCTGCACTCGGCTCAACTGCTCCGGCAACTTCAGACTGGTGCGACATGTGAGCTTCGTGGATTGCCCCGGTCACGACATTCTTATGGCTACCATGTTGAACGGTGCTGCTGTGATGGACGCTGCTCTGCTGCTCATTGCTG GCAATGAATCCTGTCCACAACCGCAAACCTCTGAGCATTTGGCCGCCATTGAGATTATGAAGCTGAAACAGATTCTGATCTTGCAAAACAAGATCGATCTGATCAAGGAGAGCCAGGCGAAAGAGCAGTACGAGGAGATCACCAAATTCGTCCAGGGCACCGTAGCTGAGGGCGCTCCGATCATTCCGATCTCGGCCCAGCTTAAGTACAACATCGATGTGCTCTGCGAGTACATTGTGAACAAGATACCAGTGCCGCCGCGTGACTTCAATGCCCCGCCCCGTCTGATCGTCATCCGATCCTTCGACGTGAACAAGCCAGGCTGTGAGGTGGCAGACCTTAAGGGCGGTGTGGCCGGTGGCTCCATTCTGAGCGGCGTGCTGAAGGTAGGCCAAGAGATCGAGGTGCGTCCGGGCGTTGTGACCAAGGATAGCGATGGCAACATCACCTGCCGTCCAATCTTCTCCCGTATCGTCTCGCTCTTCGCCGAACAGAATGAGCTGCAGTACGCCGTGCCCGGCGGTCTGATTGGTGTGGGCACCAAGATCGATCCTACGCTGTGCCGTGCCGATCGTTTGGTCGGTCAGGTGCTAGGCGCCGTTGGCCAGCTGCCGGACATCTACCAGGAGCTGGAAATCTCGTATTACCTGCTGCGTCGCCTTCTCGGCGTCCGTACCGATGGTGACAAGAAGGGAGCGCGCGTTGAGAAGCTGCAGAAGAACGAAATCCTGTTGGTTAATATCGGATCCCTCAGCACTGGTGGCCGCATCTCGGCCACCAAAGGTGATTTGGCCAAGATCGTTCTTACGACGCCTGTGTGCACGGAGAAGGGCGAGAAGATTGCACTCAGCAGACGTGTGGAGAACCATTGGCG TTTGATTGGCTGGGGTCAGATCTTCGGAGGCAAGACAATCACACCCGTTCTGGACAGCCAGGTGGCAAAGAAGTAG
- the eIF2gamma gene encoding eukaryotic translation initiation factor 2 subunit gamma, isoform C, with protein MHLRGDVLLGGVAADVSKLTPLSPEVISRQATINIGTIGHVAHGKSTVVKAISGVQTVRFKNELERNITIKLGYANAKIYKCDNPKCPRPASFVSDASSKDDSLPCTRLNCSGNFRLVRHVSFVDCPGHDILMATMLNGAAVMDAALLLIAGNESCPQPQTSEHLAAIEIMKLKQILILQNKIDLIKESQAKEQYEEITKFVQGTVAEGAPIIPISAQLKYNIDVLCEYIVNKIPVPPRDFNAPPRLIVIRSFDVNKPGCEVADLKGGVAGGSILSGVLKVGQEIEVRPGVVTKDSDGNITCRPIFSRIVSLFAEQNELQYAVPGGLIGVGTKIDPTLCRADRLVGQVLGAVGQLPDIYQELEISYYLLRRLLGVRTDGDKKGARVEKLQKNEILLVNIGSLSTGGRISATKGDLAKIVLTTPVCTEKGEKIALSRRVENHWRLIGWGQIFGGKTITPVLDSQVAKK; from the exons ATGCATCTGAGAGGGGATGTTTTGTTAGGGGGTGTGGCGGCG GACGTCTCTAAACTAACGCCTCTATCACCGGAGGTCATCTCCCGACAGGCGACCATCAACATCGGCACCATCGGTCATGTGGCTCACGGCAAATCCACGGTGGTCAAAGCCATATCCGGCGTGCAGACTGTGCGCTTCAAGAACGAACTGGAGCGCAACATCACAATCAAGCTGG GTTATGCCAACGCCAAAATCTACAAGTGTGACAACCCCAAGTGCCCGCGCCCGGCCAGCTTCGTATCGGATGCATCCAGCAAGGACGACAGCTTGCCCTGCACTCGGCTCAACTGCTCCGGCAACTTCAGACTGGTGCGACATGTGAGCTTCGTGGATTGCCCCGGTCACGACATTCTTATGGCTACCATGTTGAACGGTGCTGCTGTGATGGACGCTGCTCTGCTGCTCATTGCTG GCAATGAATCCTGTCCACAACCGCAAACCTCTGAGCATTTGGCCGCCATTGAGATTATGAAGCTGAAACAGATTCTGATCTTGCAAAACAAGATCGATCTGATCAAGGAGAGCCAGGCGAAAGAGCAGTACGAGGAGATCACCAAATTCGTCCAGGGCACCGTAGCTGAGGGCGCTCCGATCATTCCGATCTCGGCCCAGCTTAAGTACAACATCGATGTGCTCTGCGAGTACATTGTGAACAAGATACCAGTGCCGCCGCGTGACTTCAATGCCCCGCCCCGTCTGATCGTCATCCGATCCTTCGACGTGAACAAGCCAGGCTGTGAGGTGGCAGACCTTAAGGGCGGTGTGGCCGGTGGCTCCATTCTGAGCGGCGTGCTGAAGGTAGGCCAAGAGATCGAGGTGCGTCCGGGCGTTGTGACCAAGGATAGCGATGGCAACATCACCTGCCGTCCAATCTTCTCCCGTATCGTCTCGCTCTTCGCCGAACAGAATGAGCTGCAGTACGCCGTGCCCGGCGGTCTGATTGGTGTGGGCACCAAGATCGATCCTACGCTGTGCCGTGCCGATCGTTTGGTCGGTCAGGTGCTAGGCGCCGTTGGCCAGCTGCCGGACATCTACCAGGAGCTGGAAATCTCGTATTACCTGCTGCGTCGCCTTCTCGGCGTCCGTACCGATGGTGACAAGAAGGGAGCGCGCGTTGAGAAGCTGCAGAAGAACGAAATCCTGTTGGTTAATATCGGATCCCTCAGCACTGGTGGCCGCATCTCGGCCACCAAAGGTGATTTGGCCAAGATCGTTCTTACGACGCCTGTGTGCACGGAGAAGGGCGAGAAGATTGCACTCAGCAGACGTGTGGAGAACCATTGGCG TTTGATTGGCTGGGGTCAGATCTTCGGAGGCAAGACAATCACACCCGTTCTGGACAGCCAGGTGGCAAAGAAGTAG
- the CG42404 gene encoding uncharacterized protein, isoform E, with translation MYFLALLAFIGNAKDGNAVSSSLIPGGSCRDYNGKMYETGMHYMPGPDSCRLCICDSGLPKACKMVLCEAFSKCKSFQTVGSGNNCCEVICLDDQFSDGSTDFGIXLVASGITATLSLSLLFFLVNRLRQRKMRARENRQNAEDQRSIVGSIGYIAGNMGYMEGNLSAIDYSYSGAATHYPLWKPHFPRGEAPPPYEEAVAISQAEALSAQCTVSLPASSQRTVATVSQQQQQAVAQAQAQAQAQAQAQQQQQIQAQVQAHQHLQQHTLQLHTQPQQHHQPYSQQLVAHPHPQHPHSTANVLPQSNQYTQSTTNLINININSGGVTTIATGENHQPPYSLQSDHQLSLEQQQQQQQQQQHLMQPPVSSGSICLQAMPKPPVSAECSYKNCHLNISASVTTAAASSSSAAYTSGRRTTPRGSQELLHQLPQQQQQQQQQQQQQYLTVADVEINASASAASYHSLPAGSGELVATPTHAQVLQHQQQQHQQQQQHLLAAISSPGMEILQPLEIATISSAPACSTADSVTQTTQMPLHGTLKNSQPQQMSKTPSSSRRYHRTIPRYFAVADPLQLKPKTSSSATSTGDKQQASKKPMCQCPIQHVPMSYMGSTANANAFLSGAGKLFTGNSTSSSTSTPTCSLSPGAAATGGVRHAATLSYGQRAKSSSNLQAQDLITAAASGGGTLRRSGCGHEPKIATISKQVGDETHHGHTASSGGVNVSAIIPPPPLQHPEEVSAPPIVLGRVQKRSSSNSAERGRSSSGGGSGGRSVSSGSGGDSLSSVYLNRKVDAYLSLTQKQQQHFFNQQQQQQQPDPSNPTLPPKLYKSLTNLKSATVVSTSSSSCSSGSGNNNAVATIYTLSKPATSGQRKEQTPSLTLPPASPAAGQSGEKLTSGKINSSTFYPLANHVTYTLPKHISGKVSLNSTINSVVSKVPSVISIPPVENNNPGGQTGVPAKSTTLPKILRVKRDPSSGSGEGGTATSLAIAHCQMPSYPLTTKATNGGGGSTGRSPSKQLPVCTTSKNCLNPKEHFLPNDTSLDDDYLSECENCKIAQSAKYFLDAEMSGGGSANSHQETMTLQRKSLEETKEEPMESYYRSSHTLPSNAKKHGKNNNREKWQVSTIPAASSSDEDINE, from the exons ATGGAAACGCGGTGAGCTCGAGCCTGATCCCCGGCGGCTCCTGCCGCGATTACAATGGAAAGATGTACGAGACTGGCATGCACTATATGCCGGGACCCGACTCATGCCGCCTCTGCATCTGCGACAGCGGACTGCCCAAGGCTTGCAAGATGGTGCTCTGCGAGGCGTTCAGCAAGTGCAAGTCCTTCCAGACGGtgggcagcggcaacaactgCTGCGAGGTGATCTGCCTGGATGACCAGTTCAGCGATGGGAGCACCGACTTCGGCATTTGACTGGTGGCCAGTGGCATCACGGCCACGCTCTCCTTGTCGCTTCTCTTCTTTCTGGTGAATCGCCTGAGGCAGCGGAAGATGCGGGCGCGGGAGAATCGCCAGAATGCAGAGGATCAGCGCAGCATTGTGGGCAGCATTGG CTACATAGCCGGAAACATGGGCTACATGGAGGGTAATCTGAGTGCCATTGATTATTCCTACAGCGGCGCCGCAACCCACTATCCCTTGTGGAAGCCGCATTTTCCGCGTGGTGAAGCTCCACCGCCGTACGAGGAGGCAGTGGCCATCTCCCAGGCGGAGGCGCTTAGTGCCCAGTGCACCGTCAGCCTACCAGCGAGCTCCCAGCGAACGGTAGCCACGGttagccagcagcaacagcaggcagTGGCCCAGGCACAAGCCCAGGCTCAAGCTCAGGCTCAggcccaacagcagcaacagatcCAGGCCCAGGTGCAGGCCCATCAGCATCTGCAACAGCACACTCTCCAACTGCACACTCAAccgcagcagcaccaccagccgTACAGCCAGCAGCTTGTGGCTCATCCGCATCCACAGCACCCGCACTCCACGGCCAATGTGCTGCCCCAGTCAAATCAGTACACACAGAGCACCACCAACTTAATTAACATCAACATCAATAGTGGCGGGGTGACCACCATAGCCACCGGGGAGAATCACCAGCCGCCTTACAGTCTGCAAAGTGACCACCAACTCAGTCtggaacagcagcagcaacagcaacagcagcagcagcatctaaTGCAGCCTCCGGTCAGCAGTGGTTCCATTTGCCTCCAGGCGATGCCCAAGCCGCCAGTCTCCGCCGAGTGCAGCTACAAGAATTGCCACCTAAACATTAGCGCCAGTGTTACTACTGCGGCAGCCAGCTCCAGTTCGGCAGCCTATACGTCTGGCCGAAGGACAACTCCCAGGGGATCCCAGGAGTTGCTTCATCAGttgccacagcagcagcagcaacagcaacaacaacagcagcaacagtatCTAACCGTAGCCGATGTGGAGATCAATGCTAGTGCCAGTGCCGCAAGTTATCATTCCCTGCCAGCAGGTAGTGGGGAACTTGTGGCCACtcccacacacgcacaagtgttgcagcatcaacaacagcagcaccagcagcagcagcaacatctgctGGCGGCCATATCCTCTCCGGGCATGGAGATACTGCAGCCTTTAGAGATAGCCACAATCTCGTCGGCACCTGCCTGCAGCACAGCGGATTCAGTGACCCAGACCACACAGATGCCTCTGCACGGAACGCTGAAGAACAGCCAGCCACAGCAGATGAGCAAGACACCCTCCAGTTCGAGGCGCTATCACCGCACTATTCCGCGCTATTTCGCAGTGGCCGACCCTCTCCAATTAAAGCCCAAGACCAGCAGCAGTGCCACATCCACTGGTGATAAGCAGCAGGCCAGTAAGAAGCCCATGTGCCAATGCCCCATCCAGCACGTGCCCATGTCGTATATGGGGAGTACGGCCAACGCAAATGCTTTCTTAAGCGGAGCCGGCAAACTTTTCACCGGAAACTcgaccagcagcagcacctcAACACCGACGTGTTCCCTGTCTCCGGGAGCGGCGGCCACCGGTGGAGTTCGTCATGCGGCCACCTTGTCCTACGGACAACGAGCCAAGTCCTCGTCGAACCTGCAGGCGCAGGATCTAATAACGGCAGCTGCTTCGGGTGGTGGAACTTTGCGACGAAGTGGTTGTGGACATGAGCCGAAGATAGCCACTATATCCAAGCAGGTTGGCGATGAGACGCATCATGGCCATACGGCATCCAGTGGTGGAGTCAATGTGTCGGCCATTATACCACCGCCCCCGCTGCAACATCCCGAAGAGGTGTCTGCGCCGCCAATTGTCCTGGGTCGCGTGCAGAAGAGATCATCCAGCAATTCTGCCGAACGGGGAAGGAGCTCCAGCGGAGGAGGCAGTGGCGGACGCAGTGTGTCCAGTGGCAGCGGTGGCGATTCCCTATCCAGCGTCTATTTGAATCGAAAG GTTGATGCCTACTTGAGTTTGACgcagaaacagcagcaacatttctttaaccagcaacagcagcagcagcagccagatCCAAGCAATCCGACTTTACCACCGAAACTCTACAAAAGCCTAACGAATTTAAAGAGCGCCACCGTGGTCAGCACATCCTCGTCCTCCTGCTCGTCCGGCAGCGGGAACAACAACGCCGTGGCCACCATTTACACGCTGAGCAAGCCGGCGACCAGTGGTCAGCGCAAGGAGCAGACTCCCTCGCTGACTCTGCCGCCGGCCAGTCCAGCCGCAGGACAGTCCGGCGAGAAGCTGACCAGCGGCAAGATCAACTCGAGCACCTTCTATCCGTTGGCCAATCACGTGACCTACACCCTGCCCAAGCACATCAGCGGCAAAGTGTCGTTGAACAGCACCATCAACAGCGTGGTCAGCAAGGTGCCCTCGGTGATCAGCATTCCGCCAGTGGAGAACAACAATCCGGGCGGCCAGACAGGAGTGCCGGCCAAAAGCACCACACTGCCAAAGATCCTGCGCGTGAAACGCGATCCATCGTCGGGGTCGGGAGAAGGGGGGACTGCCACGAGTCTGGCGATTGCCCACTGCCAAATGCCCAGTTACCCGCTGACGACGAAGGCCACCAACGGAGGAGGAGGATCCACCGGACGGTCGCCCAGCAAGCAGCTACCCGTGTGCACCACCTCGAAGAACTGCCTAAATCCCAAGGAGCACTTCCTGCCCAACGACACCAGTCTGGACGATGACTACCTGAGCGAGTGCGAGAACTGTAAGATAGCACAGAGCGCCAAGTACTTCTTGGATGCGGAAATGAGCGGCGGCGGATCCGCAAACTCGCACCAAGAGACGATGACGCTGCAGCGGAAATCACTGGAAGAGACCAAGGAGGAGCCCATGGAGAGCTACTATCGCAGCTCGCACACTCTGCCCAGCAATGCCAAAAAGCATGG CAAGAATAACAATCGGGAAAAGTGGCAGGTCTCGACGATTCCAGCTGCCAGCTCGTCGGATGAGGACATCAACGAATGA
- the Su(var)3-9 gene encoding suppressor of variegation 3-9, whose amino-acid sequence MATAEAQIGVNRNLQKQDLSNLDVSKLTPLSPEVISRQATINIGTIGHVAHGKSTVVKAISGVQTVRFKNELERNITIKLERLSEKKIKNLLTSKQQRQQYEIKQRSMLRHLAELRRHSRFRRLCTKPASSSMPASTSSVDRRTTRRSTSQTSLSPSNSSGYGSVFGCEEHDVDKIPSLNGFAKLKRRRSSCVGAPTPNSKRSKNNMGVIAKRPPKGEYVVERIECVEMDQYQPVFFVKWLGYHDSENTWESLANVADCAEMEKFVERHQQLYEIYIAKITTELEKQLEALPLMENITVAEVDAYEPLNLQIDLILLAQYRAAGSRSQREPQKIGERALKSMQIKRAQFVRRKQLADLALFEKRMNHVEKPSPPIRVENNIDLDTIDSNFMYIHDNIIGKDVPKPEAGIVGCKCTEDTEECTASTKCCARFAGELFAYERSTRRLRLRPGSAIYECNSRCSCDSSCSNRLVQHGRQVPLVLFKTANGSGWGVRAATALRKGEFVCEYIGEIITSDEANERGKAYDDNGRTYLFDLDYNTAQDSEYTIDAANYGNISHFINHSCDPNLAVFPCWIEHLNVALPHLVFFTLRPIKAGEELSFDYIRADNEDVPYENLSTAVRVECRCGADNCRKVLF is encoded by the exons ATGGCCACGGCTGAAGCCCAGATCGGTGTGAACAGGAACTTGCAGAAGCAGGACCTCAGCAACTTG GACGTCTCTAAACTAACGCCTCTATCACCGGAGGTCATCTCCCGACAGGCGACCATCAACATCGGCACCATCGGTCATGTGGCTCACGGCAAATCCACGGTGGTCAAAGCCATATCCGGCGTGCAGACTGTGCGCTTCAAGAACGAACTGGAGCGCAACATCACAATCAAGCTGG AACGCttgagcgaaaaaaaaatcaaaaatcttTTGACCTCcaagcagcagcgacagcagtATGAAATCAAACAGCGTTCAATGCTGCGCCACCTGGCCGAATTGCGGCGACATAGCCGATTCCGCCGCCTCTGCACCAAGCCAGCTTCGTCTTCCATGCCAGCATCCACCTCCAGTGTAGATAGACGCACCACCCGGCGAAGCACCAGTCAGACCTCACTGAGTCCAAGCAATAGTAGCGGCTATGGCAGCGTTTTTGGCTGCGAGGAACATGATGTGGACAAAATACCCAGTCTCAACGGATTCGCCAAACTGAAGCGTCGACGCAGCAGTTGTGTGGGCGCCCCAACTCCCAACTCCAAGCGGTCGAAAAATAACATGGGAGTAATTGCCAAAAGGCCGCCCAAAGGAGAGTACGTTGTGGAGCGTATTGAATGCGTCGAGATGGATCAATATCAGCCAGTCTTCTTCGTCAAATGGCTGGGATACCATGATAGCGAGAACACCTGGGAAAGTCTTGCCAACGTGGCCGACTGCGCCGAAATGGAGAAGTTTGTGGAGCGGCATCAGCAGCTCTACGAGATATACATAGCCAAGATAACCACTGAGCTTGAGAAGCAGCTGGAGGCATTGCCACTAATGGAGAACATTACGGTGGCCGAAGTAGACGCCTATGAGCCACTCAATCTGCAGATCGATCTTATACTGCTCGCCCAATATCGCGCTGCTGGCAGTCGAAGCCAAAGGGAACCGCAGAAAATTGGAGAACGAGCCCTGAAAAGCATGCAAATCAAGCGGGCCCAATTTGTACGACGCAAGCAGTTGGCTGATCTAGCATTGTTCGAGAAGCGCATGAATCATGTGGAGAAACCGTCACCGCCAATACGTGTTGAGAACAACATTGATCTGGACACCATAGACAGCAATTTCATGTACATACATGATAACATAATCGGCAAGGATGTGCCCAAGCCGGAAGCGGGGATTGTGGGCTGTAAGTGCACTGAAGACACAGAGGAGTGTACTGCCTCTACGAAGTGTTGTGCCCGCTTCGCCGGCGAGCTGTTCGCCTACGAGCGAAGCACACGGCGCTTGCGCCTTCGTCCCGGAAGTGCCATCTATGAGTGCAATAGCCGCTGCTCGTGCGATTCAAGCTGCTCCAACCGTCTGGTGCAGCACGGACGCCAGGTACCGTTGGTGCTGTTTAAGACCGCCAACGGCAGCGGATGGGGGGTGCGAGCCGCAACTGCCTTGCGTAAGGGTGAATTTGTGTGCGAGTACATTGGAGAGATCATCACCAGCGATGAGGCAAATGAGCGCGGCAAGGCGTATGACGACAATGGGAGGACATATCTGTTCGACTTGGATTACAACACAGCTCAGGATAGCGAGTACACTATCGATGCAGCTAACTATGGCAACATCTCGCACTTTATCAATCACTCTTGCGATCCTAATCTCGCCGTGTTCCCCTGTTGGATCGAGCACCTGAATGTCGCGCTGCCGCACCTCGTGTTCTTCACACTGCGTCCAATCAAGGCGGGCGAGGAGTTGAGCTTCGACTACATTCGCGCGGACAACGAAGATGTGCCCTACGAGAACCTCTCGACAGCTGTGCGTGTCGAGTGCCGCTGCGGAGCTGATAATTGCAGAAAGGTCCTCTTTTGA
- the ATPsynO gene encoding ATP synthase, oligomycin sensitivity conferring protein: MASINKLALLSRTLSSAAAQATVKPPVQVFGLEGRYATALYSAASKLSQLDQVEKDLTALQATIRSDKKLREYVTSPIINKKVMATALKEASEKLRFAPATVNLLGLLADNGRLKKLDTVINAYKTIMAAHRGEVVCEVVTAKPLDASQSKQLEGALKSFLKGNESLKITSRVDPSIIGGLIVSIGDKYVDMSIATKVKLYTDVIQTAA, encoded by the exons ATGGCCTCTATTAACAAATTGGCACTTTTG AGCCGCACCCTCAGCTCCGCTGCCGCCCAGGCGACGGTGAAGCCACCAGTGCAGGTGTTCGGTCTGGAGGGTCGCTATGCTACCGCCCTGTATTCGGCTGCCTCCAAGTTGAGCCAGTTGGATCAGGTGGAGAAGGATCTGACGGCCCTGCAGGCCACCATCCGTAGCGACAAGAAGCTGCgcgagtacgtgaccagccCCATCATCAACAAGAAGGTCATGGCCACCGCTCTGAAGGAGGCATCCGAGAAGCTCCGCTTCGCCCCGGCCACCGTCAATCTGTTGGGTCTGCTGGCTGACAACGGACGTCTAAAGAAGCTGGACACCGTGATCAATGCCTACAAGACCATCATGGCCGCACATCGCGGTGAGGTCGTCTGCGAGGTGGTCACCGCCAAGCCCTTGGATGCGTCCCAGAGCAAGCAGCTGGAGGGTGCCCTTAAG TCTTTCCTGAAGGGCAACGAGTCTCTGAAGATCACTTCCCGCGTGGACCCCAGCATCATTGGTGGCCTGATCGTTTCCATTGGCGACAAGTACGTCGACATGAGCATTGCCACTAAGGTCAAGCTCTACACCGATGTCATCCAGACCGCTGCCTAG
- the Set gene encoding Set, with translation MSSVPKRAKLDGAPADGNTSAAAGNNEEESEALEQIDACQNEIDALNEKASEEILKVEQKYNKLRKPCYEKRSELVKRIPNFWVTSFINHPQVSGILDEEEEECLHALNKLEVEEFEDIKSGYRINFHFDENPYFENKVLTKEFHLNSAAASENGDWPASTSTPIKWKEGKNLLKLLLTKPYGNKKKRNSEYKTFFDWFSDNTDPVNDEIAELIKDDLWPNPLQYYLVPDIEVEPEDEEDNEDNDEEAFDDEDGEDGEGEEEEEDEDDK, from the exons ATGTCGAGCGTGCCAAAGCGAGCCAAGCTGGACGGCGCCCCCGCCGATGGCAACACATCCGCCGCCGCCGGTAACAACGAGGAGGAGTCGGAGGCGTTGGAGCAAATTGATGCCTGCCAGAACGAGATCGATGCGCTGAACGAGAAGGCCAGCGAGGAGATCCTCAAGGTGGAGCAGAAGTACAACAAGCTGCGGAAGCCCTGCTACGAGAAGCGCAGCGAGCTGGTCAAGCGCATCCCCAACTTTTGGGTGACCTCG TTTATCAACCACCCGCAAGTATCCGGCATTctggacgaggaggaggaggagtgcCTGCACGCGCTCAACAAACTTGAGGTTGAGGAGTTTGAGGACATCAAATCGGGTTACCGCATCAACTTCCATTTCGACGAGAATCCTTACTTCGAAAACAAGGTGCTCACCAAAGAGTTCCACCTGAATTCAGCGG CTGCTTCCGAGAACGGAGACTGGCCCGCGTCTACCAGCACGCCCATCAAATGGAAGGAGGGAAAGAACCTGCTAAAACTTTTGCTGACAAAGCCGTACGGAAACAAGAAGAAGCGCAACTCCGAATACAAAACCTTCTTCGATTGGTTCTCGGATAACACCGATCCCGTCAACGACGAGATCGCAGAACTGATAAAAGACGACCTTTGGCCAAATCCACTGCAGTATTATCTGGTACCTGATATCGAGGTGGAGcccgaggacgaggaggacaACGAAGATAATGATGAGGAGGCATTTGACGACGAGGACGGTGAGGATGGAGAAGGcgaggaagaggaagaggaTGAGG ATGACAAGTAA